The genomic DNA GAGGCGAGCGGGTTCGGGCCGGGACCGGTCAGCGCCCAGACCGTGACGCCGGCCTCGAGCGCGGCCTTGGCCGCGGCGACGACGTTGGGGCTCGTGCCGCTGGTCGAGAAGGCCACGAGGACGTCGCCGGGGCGGCCCCAGGCGGTGACCTGGCGGGCGTACACCTCGTCGAAGCCGTAGTCGTTGGCGATCGCGGTGTGGGCGGCGGAGTCGGCGCAGAGCGCGACGGCCGGCAGCGGGCGCCGGTCGTGACGGAAGCGGCCGACGAGCTCGCCGGTCAGGTGCTGGGCCTCGGCGGCGCTGCCGCCGTTGCCGCAGGCGATCAGGTGCGCGCCGGCCTCGTAGCGCCGCGCCAGCTCGGCGCCCCAGGCGCTGACCGTCCCGGCGTAGGCGCCGGCACGACCGGCGGCCTCGGCCAGCGCGGCCAGGTGCTCGGCGACGAGCCCGACGCTGCCGGCGGGGGAGAGGTCGCCGACGACCTCCTCCGGGGCGGTGTCGAGCGGGGTGGTGGTGTCAAGAGACATGGTCGACCTCGCGGGGACGGGCCGGCGCGGGAGTGCCGGCGGGTGGGGTGCGGCGGAGCGACGCCACGGCGGCGACGACGGAGGCGGGCGAGACGGCGTCGAGGCAGGGGTGCCCGGCGACCGGGCAGTGGCGGGCACGGGTCAGGCGGCAGGGCGCCGACTGGTCGCCGAGCAGGACGACGGGCACGCCGTACGGCGCCCAGCGCTCGGGCGGCACGACGGGGGCGAAGAGCGACACGACGGGCGTGCCGACGGCGGCGGCGAGGTGCGCGGGACCGGTGTTCGGGGCGACCACGACCTCGGCGCCCCCGAGCACGGCCGCCAGCCCGGCGAGGTCCACGGCGCCGGTCAGGTCGAGGGCGAGCCCGCCCGCGACGAAGCCGGTCAGCGTCGACTCCGCCGGCGACCCGGTGACGACGACGCGGTGGCCGGCCTCGACCAGCGCGGCGACGGTCGCGCGGCTCTGCTCCGCGCCCGGGCGGCGCGCCGGGGCGTCGGCGCCCGGGTGGTAGACGAGGTAGTCACCCTCACCCACCAGCGATCCGACGTCGGGCAGCGGCCCGCGCACGGCGAGGGTGGCCGGCCCGTCCAGGGTGAAGCCGGCAGCGCGGGCCAGCGACAGCGCCCGCTCGCTCTCCGGCACGTCGGCGGGCTCGACGGGCATCTGGTGGCGCAGGTCGAGCAGCGAACCCGGGTAGTCCTCGCTGATGGCGCCCAGCCAGCCCACGCCGGCGAGACGGAGCAGCAGGGCCAGCGGCAGCGGCGACTGGTGGAAGGAGGTCAGGATCAGCCCGGCGTCGACGCCGGCCTCGCGGACCTCGCGGACGAGCGTGTCGACCGCCGCCGCGTCCAGGGCGCCGGGGTCGGGCACGACCCAGGGGGCGGCGTACTCGATGACGTCGTCGACCCCCGGCAGCAGCCGCGCGACCGCACCCCGGCCGCGACCCACGAGCATGGTGACGCGCTCGGCCGACGCGGCCACGGCGCGCACCGCCGGTCCGGCCAGGAGGATGTCGCCGACGCTGTCGAGGCGGGCGACGAGCACGTGGCCGTGCGGGGCTGGGGCTCTCACGCGTGGACCTCGGGGACCGCGAGGGCGAGGGCCACGGCGGCGCGCAGGTCGGGGGCGACCATCGCGTGCTCGCGGGCGTGCTCGACCTCCTCCGCCCGGGTGACGGGCGTGGGGACGAGGACCGCGCGGGCCCCGGCGGCGAGCGCGGCACCGACGTCGGCCCCGATGTCGCCGATCACGACGCAGCCGCGCGGGTCGACGCCGAGGGCCGCGGCGGCGGCGAGGACCATCCCGGGCGCCGGCTTGCGGCAGCCGCACCCGTCCTCGGGCCCGTGGGGGCAGACCTGCCAGGTGCCGAACGGCCCGAGCAGCTCCTCGACCCGGGCGTTCACGGCGTCGAGCTCGGCGGGGGTGATCAGGCCGCGGGCGAGACCGGACTGGTTGCTGACCACGCCGGTCGGGACATAGCGGGCCCGCAGCGCGTCGAGCACCTCGCGGGCGCCGTCGACGGGCGCGACCAGGGCCGGGTCGCGGTTGTAGGGCACGTCGTGCACGAGCGTGCCGTCACGGTCGAAGAGGACCGCCTGCGCACCTCGGAGCTGTCCGGCGAGCGGCCTCACGCCGGTCCCAGCACGGGCAGGCGCCCGGCTCCGAGCGTGGCCGCGGGTGCGGACCCCAGCGCCGCGACCGCCCGGTCGTAGACCTCGGCCGTCGCCGCGGCCACCACGTCCCACGAGTAGAGCGAGCGTGCCCTGACGACACCCGCCCGCCCGTACGCGGCCCGGCGCTGCGGGTCGGCCAGCAGGCCGCCCAGGGCCGCGGCCAGCGCCGCCGGGTCCTGCGGCGGGACCAGCAGGCCGGTCTCGCCGTCGGCCACGCTGTCGAGCATCCCGCCGACGGCCGAGGCGACGACGGGCACGCCGCAGGCCATGGCCTCCAGCGGCACCAGGCCGAAGGGCTCGTACCAGGGGGAGCAGACGACGACGTCGGCGGTGCAGAGCAGCGCGGGCATCAGGAAGTGCCCGACCTGCCCGGCGAACTGCACCCGGTCGGCCACCCCGAGCTCCGCGGCGAGCGCCTCGAGGCGGAGCCGCTCGACCTCGACGCCGTCGGTGGCGTGGCCGCCGGCGATGACGAGCTCGACGCCCGGCAGGTCGACCAGGGCCTCGACGATCGTGGCGTAGCCCTTGCGCGGGACGAGGCGCCCGACGCTGACGATGCGGTGCGGCTGGCGCCGCGGCGGGTGGTCCAGCGGGGCGGCGCCGGTGGTGAAGTGACGCACGTCCACGCCGCAGGGCACGACGTCGACGCGGTCCAGGTCGACCCCCATCGCCGCGAGCTCGGCGACCTCGTCGCGGCAGGTCGCGACGACGCCGGTCGCGCGGCGAGCCACCGTGAGCTCGACGTCCAGGCGGTCCGCGGGACTGGTGTCCGCCGCGCCCTGGTGGCGGCGCTTGACCGAGCCGAGGGCGTGGAAGGTGACGAAGGTGGCGATCCCGAGACCGCGGGCGGCGCGCGTGGCCGCCCAGCCCGACATCCAGAAGTGCGCGTGCACGACGTCGGGGCGGAGGACCTCGAGGTGGGTGCGCAGGGCGGTGGCGAAGGCCGGCATCAGCGGCCAGAGGTCGTCCTTGGGCAGCACCTGCGCCGGTCCGGCGTCGAGGTGGACGACGTCGTACGCGTCGTCGGTGCGGACGGTCGCGGGCAGCCCGGGGTCGTCGCGGCGGGTGTAGACGACCACCTCGTGGCCGAGCCGGGTCAGGCCGCTGGCGAGCTCGGCGACGTGGACGTTCTGCCCGCCCGCGTCGACCGCGCCGATCGCCGCCAACGGGGAGGCGTGCTCGGACACCAGAGCGATCCGCAACACCATCTCCCCTCGACCGACCTGTGGACCTTCCCTTCGTGCTACCCCTGCTCCTCGCTCCGAAACAGCAGGCCGTGTGACGGTCCTGTGACGTGCGCCGCCCCCACCGCCGACCAAGGGTGACTTCGGGAGGTCGTGGGCCCAGTTCATCAGAGAACGGCGCCAGCGGTCCTGACGCCGCCGTCCGGACGCTGCGCCGGGCGCCCGCGCCTCAGCCGCCGAACGAGCCGACCGCTCGGGCGATGACGAGCAGCGTGGTCAGCAGGGCGGCGGTGGCCTGCAGCCCCATCAGCGCCTTGGCGCGCGTGCTCAACGGCATCGTGTCGGTCGGGCTGAACGCGCTGGAGTTGGTCAGCGAGAGGTAGAGGTAGTCCACGAAGGTCGGCACCCAGCCGCTCTCGCCGCTGGCGCTGGCCCTGACCTCCTCGACGTCGTCGCCGATCTCGTCCTGGCTGAAGCGCCAGTCCGCGGGCGGCAGCTGGTCGCGCCGCAGCCGGCGCCGGGCGACCGGTCCGCCGCGGTCCAGCTCCCAGTAGAGGAGCGCGAAGCCGACCACGTTCGTCAGCCAGACCTGCATCGCCCCCAGCAGCAGCGAGCCCCCCGAGGTGTCGGGCCGGGTGAGGCTCGCGACGAGCATCCCGAGCGCGACCAGGTTGGTGGCGATCACGGTGCCGGCGAGCAGGACCGAGGCGGCCCGGGAGACCCGGGTCCGGCGGACGAGCCGGCGCGGGTTCGTGAGCACCAGCGCCACCAGCAGCACCAGCTCGACGACGGCGATGACGTAGCGGGGCGCGAACAGCAGGTCCTCGGGCAGCAGCGCGTACGCGACGACCGCGACCAGCACCGCGCCGGTGGGCACGAGCCGGTTCTCCCCCTGGCCGGCCCGCCGGTGACGCAGCTCGGCGTCCAGCGGGTCCTCCCGTGCGGAGCCCTGCTCCTCCGAACCCTGCGCCATGGCCCGAGTGTCGCAGCGGGCCGACCCCGGGGGCGGGACGGTCAGCCGCGGCGGTGCGCGTCCAGCAGCCGGCGCGCGGCCGCCAGCACGTCGTCGACCCCCACCGCGAGCAGCGCCGGGTCGGGGACGTCGGAGAAGGCGTCGCCGGTGCGGACGCGCGCGTCGGTCAGCACGACGTGCGGACCGCCCGGCGGGGGTCCCCACCGCTCGGGCGGCGCGGGGCCGAAGAGCACGACCGACGGCGTCGCGTACGCGGTGGCCAGGTGCGCGGCGCCGGTGTCGACGCTGACCAGCAGGGCGGCGTCCGCGACGAGCGCGGAGAGCGCGCCGAGGTCGGTGCGACCCGCGAGGTTCGCGGCCCCGGGCAGCCCCGCCCGCTCCGCGACCAGCGTGGCCCGGTCGCGCTCCGCGGTCGAGCCCGTGAGCACGACCGGGTGGTCGGCGGCGAGGGTGCGGACGACCGCGGCGAAGCGCTCCGCCGGCCACGACCGCGAGCCGTACGCGGCGCCGACGTGCACCACGACCGCCCCCGGGGCCGGGCTGGAGACCGAGGGGCGGGTGATCGCGACCTCGGCGGGGTCGCCGGCGATGCCGTGGTGGGCCAGCACCGCGACCCAGCGCTCCCGCTCGAGCACGAGGTCGGTCCAGTCCGGCCCGTCCCACCCGGGTGCGGCGTGCCCGATCCGCTCGTGCGGGCGGAGGTCGTCGAGCAGCGCGTGGCTCTGCGGACCCAGGCCGTGCAGGTTCACGGCGAGGTCGACGGGGCCGGCCCAGGGGAGCGGCGCGTCCAGTCCGGTGACCGGGAGCAGCGCGTCGACCGCGCCGGTGAGCTCCGCGACCGGGCGCAGCCACTCGGGCGCGGCCAGCACCACGCGGTGCCCCGGCCGGGCGCGGCGCAGGGCCCGGAGTGCGGGCACCGCCACGAGCAGGTCGCCGAGGCCGAGCGCCCGCAGCACCAGCGCGACCGGCCGGTCGTCCGCCGCGCCGACGGCGTCCGAGGCGGTGCTCACCCGGGGACCGGCGGGGTCTCGAGGACGTCGAGGACGTCGGCCAGCACCGGGGCGACCTGGACGTCGACGGTCCAGGACTCCTCCTCGTGGGCGCAGCGCAGCTCGTCGCCGGAGGCGAGCGGCGCCCCGCAGCGCGGGCAGTGCACCGTCCACGCGGGGTGGATCCGATGCCGGCGCCGCCCGACCGGTGCGGCGTTGATCGTGTTCGGGCCCCAGAAGACGCCGACGGTCGCGGTCCCGACGGCCATGGCCACGTGGCGCGGGCCGGAGTCGTTCGCGAGCACCACGTCGCTGTCCTCGAGCAGGTCGACCAGCGCGCCGAGCGGCATCCGGTCGGCCACCGAGGTGACGAGCGGGCTGGCGGCCGTCGCCACGATCTGCTCCGCCGCGGGCAGGTCGCTCGCGTCGCCCACCACGACGACCTCGACGCCCCGCTCCGCCAGGGCCTTCGCCACCGCCGCGAACCGGCTCGACGGCCACCGGCGCCGCGGGTCGGTGGCGCCGGGGTGCACGACCAGGCGCGGGCGCACGCCGGGACGGGGGCGGCGGTTGGCCCGGCCGCGCAGGCGCGCTTCCAGCTGCACGGCCGGCGCCCCGGCCAGCGCGGCGACCTCGAGCCAGCGCTGGGTCTCGTGCTGGTGGTAGCGGTAGGGCACCACGCGCTCGAGCGCCGGCGCACCCGGCGCGGCGGTGCCGATCGTGTGCCGGGCCCCGAGCCGCAGCAGGAACGGGTTGGAGTTGCCGCCGCCGCCGTGGGCCTGGACAGCCAGGTCGTACGCCTGCGCCCGCGCCCGGGCGCAGAAGGCCTCGGTCGCCGCGGCGTCGACCTCGAGGCCGGGGCCGGTCTCGCGGACGCCGGGGTGCACGGGCAGCACCTCGACCGCGGTGAAGGGCGCGGGCCGGTCGCCGAGCAGGGCGACGTGCGAGGGCATCCCGAGCAGGGTGACCTCGGCCCCGGGGTACGCGGCCAGCAGCGACTCGACCGCCGGCAGGACGAACATCAGGTCGCCGATCCCGCGCCCGCGGAGCACGGCGATGCGGCGGACGTCGTCGAAGCGCGGTCCGAGGTCGCCGACGAGCACGGGCGAGGGCACGGTCGGTCATGCTAGGCCTGCTGCGGCACCCGGACCGCGTCTGCGACGTTGTGCTCTGCGACGTCCGCCCGGGCGCGCGGACGTGAGGAGTGCGGTGACCCAGGTCGTCGACCTGCTCCTCCGGCTGCCGGTGTGGCTGGTCCTGCTGGCGGCGTTCGCGCTGCCCGCCGTCGAGGCCTCCGCCTTCGTCGGGCTCGTGGTGCCGGGGGAGACGGCGGTGTTCGTCGCCGGCGTCGTGGCCCACGGGGGCCGCCTCGACCTGGCCGCGGTGATCGCGGCGGCCGCGGCCGGGGCCGTCCTCGGCGACCAGGTCGGCTTCCGCCTCGGGCGTCGCTTCGGCCCGGGGCTGGTGGGCCGGCTCCCGGCGCGCCTGCAGGACCGGGCGGGGCGGGTGACGACGCTCGTCGCGCGGCGCGGGCCGTGGGCGGTCCTGCTCGGCCGCTGGAC from Microlunatus sagamiharensis includes the following:
- a CDS encoding DedA family protein — translated: MTQVVDLLLRLPVWLVLLAAFALPAVEASAFVGLVVPGETAVFVAGVVAHGGRLDLAAVIAAAAAGAVLGDQVGFRLGRRFGPGLVGRLPARLQDRAGRVTTLVARRGPWAVLLGRWTALLRALVPGVAGASGMGTRPFTVTNVVGGTTWAAVVAALGFGAGAAYASVLRRVDHASEVALGGVVVLVVVGVLVRRVLRRRRPGAGGPEEPAEAATEV
- a CDS encoding glycosyltransferase family 9 protein, with amino-acid sequence MRAPAPHGHVLVARLDSVGDILLAGPAVRAVAASAERVTMLVGRGRGAVARLLPGVDDVIEYAAPWVVPDPGALDAAAVDTLVREVREAGVDAGLILTSFHQSPLPLALLLRLAGVGWLGAISEDYPGSLLDLRHQMPVEPADVPESERALSLARAAGFTLDGPATLAVRGPLPDVGSLVGEGDYLVYHPGADAPARRPGAEQSRATVAALVEAGHRVVVTGSPAESTLTGFVAGGLALDLTGAVDLAGLAAVLGGAEVVVAPNTGPAHLAAAVGTPVVSLFAPVVPPERWAPYGVPVVLLGDQSAPCRLTRARHCPVAGHPCLDAVSPASVVAAVASLRRTPPAGTPAPARPREVDHVS
- a CDS encoding glycosyltransferase; translation: MSEHASPLAAIGAVDAGGQNVHVAELASGLTRLGHEVVVYTRRDDPGLPATVRTDDAYDVVHLDAGPAQVLPKDDLWPLMPAFATALRTHLEVLRPDVVHAHFWMSGWAATRAARGLGIATFVTFHALGSVKRRHQGAADTSPADRLDVELTVARRATGVVATCRDEVAELAAMGVDLDRVDVVPCGVDVRHFTTGAAPLDHPPRRQPHRIVSVGRLVPRKGYATIVEALVDLPGVELVIAGGHATDGVEVERLRLEALAAELGVADRVQFAGQVGHFLMPALLCTADVVVCSPWYEPFGLVPLEAMACGVPVVASAVGGMLDSVADGETGLLVPPQDPAALAAALGGLLADPQRRAAYGRAGVVRARSLYSWDVVAAATAEVYDRAVAALGSAPAATLGAGRLPVLGPA
- a CDS encoding HAD-IIIA family hydrolase, yielding MRPLAGQLRGAQAVLFDRDGTLVHDVPYNRDPALVAPVDGAREVLDALRARYVPTGVVSNQSGLARGLITPAELDAVNARVEELLGPFGTWQVCPHGPEDGCGCRKPAPGMVLAAAAALGVDPRGCVVIGDIGADVGAALAAGARAVLVPTPVTRAEEVEHAREHAMVAPDLRAAVALALAVPEVHA
- a CDS encoding D-sedoheptulose-7-phosphate isomerase — its product is MSLDTTTPLDTAPEEVVGDLSPAGSVGLVAEHLAALAEAAGRAGAYAGTVSAWGAELARRYEAGAHLIACGNGGSAAEAQHLTGELVGRFRHDRRPLPAVALCADSAAHTAIANDYGFDEVYARQVTAWGRPGDVLVAFSTSGTSPNVVAAAKAALEAGVTVWALTGPGPNPLASLADDAVAVDAPTTATVQEIHLSLVHALCVALDHGLGVQPPTAA
- a CDS encoding glycosyltransferase family 9 protein: MSTASDAVGAADDRPVALVLRALGLGDLLVAVPALRALRRARPGHRVVLAAPEWLRPVAELTGAVDALLPVTGLDAPLPWAGPVDLAVNLHGLGPQSHALLDDLRPHERIGHAAPGWDGPDWTDLVLERERWVAVLAHHGIAGDPAEVAITRPSVSSPAPGAVVVHVGAAYGSRSWPAERFAAVVRTLAADHPVVLTGSTAERDRATLVAERAGLPGAANLAGRTDLGALSALVADAALLVSVDTGAAHLATAYATPSVVLFGPAPPERWGPPPGGPHVVLTDARVRTGDAFSDVPDPALLAVGVDDVLAAARRLLDAHRRG
- a CDS encoding glycosyltransferase family 9 protein; its protein translation is MPSPVLVGDLGPRFDDVRRIAVLRGRGIGDLMFVLPAVESLLAAYPGAEVTLLGMPSHVALLGDRPAPFTAVEVLPVHPGVRETGPGLEVDAAATEAFCARARAQAYDLAVQAHGGGGNSNPFLLRLGARHTIGTAAPGAPALERVVPYRYHQHETQRWLEVAALAGAPAVQLEARLRGRANRRPRPGVRPRLVVHPGATDPRRRWPSSRFAAVAKALAERGVEVVVVGDASDLPAAEQIVATAASPLVTSVADRMPLGALVDLLEDSDVVLANDSGPRHVAMAVGTATVGVFWGPNTINAAPVGRRRHRIHPAWTVHCPRCGAPLASGDELRCAHEEESWTVDVQVAPVLADVLDVLETPPVPG